One part of the Musa acuminata AAA Group cultivar baxijiao chromosome BXJ1-5, Cavendish_Baxijiao_AAA, whole genome shotgun sequence genome encodes these proteins:
- the LOC103986005 gene encoding HIPL1 protein gives MGPVMMASLPLLLLFLFLLPHSLALQLCTDSMAPTTLKAPLSFCAYDGSSCCNSTDDAALRKQFQSMNISDAACAAVMKSILCAQCDPYSAELFGTEPRTRTIPYLCNSTGSASSSLHNNSSKDFCREVWDTCKDISTRNSPFAGLPVSSSKLTDIWQSATDFCKAFGGSSGDNTLCFNGDSVSFNSIADSPTPKGLCLERIGNGSYLNMVGHPDGSNRVFLSNQAGKIWLATIPEHGSGGTLELDESNPFLDLTDEVIFDTELGLMGLAFHPNFTTNGRFFVSYNCDKLQSATCSGRCSCNSDIGCDPSKLGTDNGAQPCQYQTVVAEFTANDSSTTPSTASSANPLEVRRIFTMGLPYMAHHGGQILFGPADGYLYLMMGDGGNIGDPYNFAQNKKAMLGKIMRLDINNMQSQNQISELGLWGNYSIPKDNPYMVDSELQAEIWALGLRNPWRCSFYVEKPSYFFCADVGQESYEEVNLISKGGNYGWRVYEGPYLYHPPRSPGGNTSLGSINPILPVMGYSRSDINTTMGSASITGGYVYRSLTDPCMYGRYLYADLYGGAMWAGIEVPENSGNYTSTMIPFNCAKNSPIPCDTVPGSPLPSLGFIYSFGEDNRKDVFLLTSEGVYRIVPPSRCNYACPKENTTDTGSPAPGQSSSACQLEILPRRLVLILDMLLLLLLW, from the exons ATGGGGCCAGTGATGATGGCTTCActgcctcttctcctcctcttcctcttcctcctccctcactCCCTTGCTCTCCAATTGTGCACCGATTCAA TGGCGCCTACGACCCTGAAAGCTCCTTTATCCTTCTGTGCTTACGATGGTAGCAGCTGCTGCAACTCGACCGATGATGCCGCACTCCGGAAGCAGTTCCAGTCTATGAACATCTCCGATGCGGCCTGCGCGGCTGTCATGAAATCCATCCTCTGCGCG CAATGCGATCCATATTCAGCTGAGTTGTTCGGAACTGAACCAAGGACAAGAACAATTCCATATCTCTGCAACTCTACTGGCTCAGCAAGCTCTTCTCTGCACAACAACTCCAGCAAAGACTTCTGTAGAGAAGTGTGGGATACTTGCAAAGATATTTCGACAAGGAATTCTCCTTTTGCTGGGCTACCAGTTTCTTCATCCAAACTTACTGATATCTGGCAATCTGCAACAGACTTTTGTAAAGCATTTGGAGGATCATCCGGAGATAATACTCTATGCTTCAATGGTGACTCAGTTTCATTCAACAGCATCGCAGATTCACCAACTCCTAAAGGTCTATGTCTTGAGAGAATTGGAAATGGATCTTACCTCAACATGGTTGGTCACCCTGATGGATCAAATCGTGTTTTCCTGTCAAACCAAGCTGGCAAAATTTGGTTGGCAACTATTCCAGAACATGGATCAGGTGGAACACTGGAACTCGATGAGTCGAACCCATTTCTTGATTTAACTGATGAAGTCATCTTTGACACTGAACTTGGTCTAATGGGTCTGGCATTTCACCCAAACTTCACAACAAATGGACGTTTTTTCGTTTCGTACAACTGCGATAAGCTTCAATCGGCAACCTGTTCTGGAAGATGTTCATGTAACTCTGATATAGGCTGTGATCCTTCAAAACTTGGCACTGATAATGGTGCCCAACCATGTCAATACCAAACCGTTGTGGCTGAGTTCACTGCCAATGATTCCTCGACAACACCCTCCACA GCATCAAGCGCGAATCCATTAGAAGTGAGGAGGATTTTTACTATGGGGCTTCCATATATGGCTCATCATGGTGGCCAAATTCTCTTTGGACCTGCAGATGGCTATTTATACCTTATGATGGGAGATGGTGGGAATATAGGAGATCCTTATAATTTTGCTCAAAACAAAAAGGCAATGCTTGGAAAAATCATGCGACTCGACATAAACAACATGCAGA GTCAGAATCAAATAAGTGAACTTGGTCTCTGGGGCAACTATTCTATACCAAAGGATAATCCCTACATGGTTGATAGCGAACTACAGGCTGAGATATGGGCATTGGGTTTAAGGAACCCATGGCGTTGCAGTTTTTATGTAGAAAAACCATCTTATTTCTTCTGTGCAGATGTTGGCCAG GAATCATACGAAGAAGTAAATTTGATCTCAAAGGGTGGAAACTACGGATGGCGAGTCTACGAGGGACCTTATCTTTATCATCCACCTCGGTCTCCTGGAGGTAATACATCACTTGGCTCCATAAATCCAATCCTCCCTGTTATGGGTTACAGCCGCTCCGATATAAACACCACTATGGGCTCTGCATCTATCACCGGTGGTTATGTCTACAGATCATTGACAGATCCCTGCATGTATGGAAG GTACCTATATGCGGATCTGTATGGCGGAGCCATGTGGGCAGGAATAGAGGTCCCAGAAAACAGCGGAAACTACACCAGCACTATGATTCCCTTCAACTGTGCCAAGAACTCTCCTATTCCTTGTGATACGGTTCCCGGAAGTCCTCTCCCGTCCCTGGGATTCATATACTCATTTGGTGAGGACAATAGAAAGGATGTTTTCCTTCTTACAAGCGAGGGAGTGTACAGGATTGTCCCGCCGAGCCGCTGCAATTATGCTTGCCCAAAGGAGAATACAACTGATACTGGAAGTCCAGCTCCTGGCCAGTCTTCATCTGCATGTCAACTTGAGATACTGCCGAGAAGACTGGTGTTGATCCTGGatatgctcctcctcctcctcctctggtaG
- the LOC135674530 gene encoding probable 1-deoxy-D-xylulose-5-phosphate synthase 2, chloroplastic: MEASGSLMAAFSAPFLVAPNPRTSPKRQFRVRACGLGGDGKMMFNKGKNGWTIDFSGEKPPTPLLDTINYPIHMKNLSVQDLEQLAAELRAEIVFTVSKTGGHLSASLGVVELSVALHHVFDTPEDKVIWDVGHQAYTHKILTGRRSRMHTVRQTSGIAGFPRRDESIYDAFGAGHSSTSISAGLGMAVARDMLGKKNHVISVIGDGAMTAGQAYEAMNNSGYLNSNLIVVLNDNRQVSLPTATLDGPATPVGALSKALTRLQASTKFRKLREAAKSITKQIGGPTHEVAAKVDEYARGLISANGSSLFEELGLYYIGPVDGHNLEDLVTIFQDVKSMPAPGPVLIHIVTEKGKGYPPAEAAPDKMHGVVKFDPSTGKQLKPKSPTRSYTQYFAEALIKEAEADNRVVAIHAAMGGGTGLNYFQKRFPERCFDVGIAEQHAVTFAAGLATEGLKPFCAIYSSFLQRGYDQVVHDVDLQKIPVRFALDRAGLVGADGPTHCGAFDITYMACLPNMIVMAPADEAELMHMVATAAAIDDRPSCFRFPRGNGVGVALPPDNKGSPLEIGKGRVLMEGDRAAILGYGSTVNTCLKAADTLRAHAVFATVADARFCKPLDVKLIRSLVKEHDILITVEEGSIGGFGSHVAHFLSLSGLLDGQLKLRSMVLPDRYIDHGSPQDQIEAAGLSSRHVAATVLSLLGRRKEALLLK, encoded by the exons atggAGGCTTCGGGCTCTCTGATGGCCGCTTTCTCCGCTCCGTTCCTCGTAGCTCCGAATCCAAGAACCAGCCCCAAGCGGCAG TTTCGTGTCAGGGCGTGCGGGCTTGGTGGTGATGGGAAGATGATGTTTAACAAAGGCAAGAATGGGTGGACGATTGATTTCTCCGGAGAGAAGCCTCCCACCCCGCTTCTGGACACCATTAATTACCCAATTCACATGAAGAATCTCTCCGTTCAG GACTTGGAGCAGCTCGCAGCAGAGCTAAGAGCAGAGATTGTGTTCACCGTGTCGAAGACTGGTGGGCATTTAAGTGCAAGCCTGGGAGTCGTGGAATTGTCCGTGGCTCTCCATCATGTGTTCGATACTCCCGAGGATAAGGTCATATGGGATGTTGGTCATCAG GCCTACACACATAAGATCTTGACCGGGAGAAGGTCAAGGATGCATACTGTCAGGCAAACCTCTGGGATCGCAGGTTTCCCCAGGAGAGATGAAAGCATCTACGATGCTTTTGGTGCTGGTCACAGCTCCACAAGCATCTCTGCCGGACTCG GCATGGCCGTCGCCCGAGATATGCTAGGGAAGAAGAACCATGTAATCTCTGTCATAGGGGATGGAGCTATGACCGCTGGCCAGGCCTACGAAGCCATGAACAACTCAGGATACTTGAATTCGAACCTTATTGTGGTGTTGAATGACAACAGGCAAGTTTCATTACCAACTGCAACCCTTGATGGACCTGCCACTCCCGTTGGTGCACTGAGCAAAGCCCTCACCAGACTTCAAGCAAGTACCAAGTTCCGTAAGCTCCGGGAAGCAGCCAAG AGCATCACAAAGCAAATTGGTGGTCCAACACATGAGGTTGCTGCGAAGGTGGATGAGTACGCCAGAGGACTGATAAGTGCCAATGGATCATCATTGTTTGAGGAGCTGGGATTATACTACATCGGTCCAGTAGACGGGCACAACTTGGAAGATTTGGTGACCATCTTCCAGGACGTGAAGTCCATGCCTGCTCCAGGACCTGTCCTCATCCACATTGTGACAGAGAAAGGGAAAGGGTATCCCCCCGCCGAGGCTGCTCCAGACAAAATGCACG GAGTCGTGAAGTTTGACCCGAGCACCGGGAAGCAGCTGAAGCCAAAGTCACCCACTCGCTCGTACACCCAGTACTTTGCGGAGGCTCTCATCAAAGAGGCGGAGGCGGACAACAGGGTCGTCGCTATCCACGCAGCCATGGGTGGTGGGACGGGACTGAACTACTTCCAGAAGAGGTTCCCTGAACGATGCTTCGACGTGGGAATTGCAGAGCAGCACGCCGTCACGTTCGCAGCTGGTCTGGCCACCGAGGGCCTCAAGCCTTTCTGTGCCATCTACTCATCCTTCCTTCAACGAGGATATGATCAG GTGGTGCATGATGTCGACCTCCAGAAGATACCTGTCCGGTTCGCGCTGGATCGAGCGGGCCTCGTCGGCGCCGATGGACCGACGCACTGCGGAGCATTTGATATCACGTACATGGCTTGTTTGCCCAACATGATCGTGATGGCCCCGGCGGACGAAGCCGAGCTGATGCACATGGTTGCAACTGCGGCAGCCATCGACGACAGGCCCAGCTGCTTCAGATTTCCCAGAGGCAACGGAGTAGGAGTGGCCCTCCCTCCCGACAACAAGGGCTCGCCTCTCGAG ATCGGGAAGGGCAGAGTTCTGATGGAAGGGGACAGGGCCGCCATCCTGGGATACGGTTCCACAGTTAACACATGCCTGAAGGCTGCAGACACGCTGAGAGCCCACGCAGTCTTCGCCACCGTGGCCGACGCTCGGTTCTGCAAACCTCTGGACGTCAAGCTCATAAGGAGCTTAGTGAAGGAGCACGATATCTTAATCACGGTGGAGGAAGGCTCCATCGGAGGATTCGGATCCCATGTTGCTCATTTCCTGAGCTTGAGTGGCCTCCTCGATGGACAACTGAAG TTGAGATCGATGGTTCTGCCGGATCGATACATCGACCATGGATCACCTCAGGATCAGATTGAAGCAGCAGGGCTGTCTTCAAGACATGTTGCTGCGACCGTGCTGTCTCTTCTGGGGAGGCGCAAGGAAGCGTTGCTGCTGAAGTGA
- the LOC135674532 gene encoding glucan endo-1,3-beta-glucosidase 13-like yields MKSKEWIIIYELLMVECYLVVAMGGRLQQKAESTIPTPTFSPPEANRTGIDSTTWCVAHPGASQFDLENALDWACGVGGADCSSVQPGAACYQPDTLLSHASYAFNSYYQHNGNSDVACNFGGTATITSRDPSYGSCKYLSSESASESSSLFQIGFLTKILEILILLCLNTRL; encoded by the exons ATGAAGAGTAAGGAGTGGATCATAATTTATGAGCTTCTGATGGTGGAATGCTACTTAG TTGTTGCAATGGGGGGCAGACTCCAGCAGAAGGCTGAATCCACCATCCCCACTCCCACCTTCTCCCCTCCGGAAGCCAACAGAACAGGCATCGACAGCACCACATGGTGCGTGGCCCATCCGGGGGCTTCTCAGTTCGATCTCGAGAACGCACTTGATTGGGCCTGTGGAGTGGGTGGCGCCGACTGCTCCTCCGTGCAGCCGGGCGCCGCTTGTTACCAGCCGGACACTCTCCTCTCCCACGCCTCTTATGCCTTCAACAGCTACTACCAGCACAATGGCAACTCAGATGTTGCATGCAACTTCGGTGGGACTGCAACCATTACAAGCAGAGACCCAA GCTATGGATCCTGCAAGTATCTCAGCTCAGA GTCAGCTTCTGAGTCGTCATCGCTGTTTCAGATTGGCTTCCTCACGAAGATTTTGGAGATTTTGATCCTTTTGTGTTTGAACACTAGATTATGA